The window ctttaaattttgagtttcctaaaagtttaggaactccaagtcattgttggtgcaatgatagaagtttgggaCATATTTTGAGGGGGAATTTCTCCTTAAAagatatgatttaaattttttttgggacAAGAAAGCAATGGAAGGTTGGGAACCTTGATTGTTATAAGTGCTTAAGGATGAGCattagaaataataaaagattGAAAATCTTCATTGTAGATGTATGGGTGCTCTAGGGTGAGTATATGATATGGTGCTCTAGGGTGAGCATATGATAtaggctcaaggttgagcatgcgATATATGTTCAAGGGTGAGCATAGGAtataatgaaaggtatgagactttcattgtgttcctttgacaaaattgactcttaaggggaagaatttttttaatgtgtgtcaaagggggagaaaatgtGGGCTTTAAGTTAGAAATTCACATTCATGCTTCAAGCATGGGATGAAGTTGGAGTTGGGATAATATGGGTTAGCCtaatttaaacatattgtcaaatatcaaagaaggggagattgttggtgcaatcgttcCCCAAGTGAAGGCttaccagtttgactaagcttgagtggattcgagcttgagttatgatgtttggacaatatattGTTGGATAATATGTGAGAAAGGTCAAGAAGGACCAATACTTGACTGGTAAAGtcataattggaggttaggcaagacaagtcctaactcgaggcttaggtaaaggaaaagtccaagtggcttAGGGAGGACCGTACGTTGGCaaggaaagttcaagtgagtcaaggaggaccacacattggcaaaaaaagtcctaactacggttaggcaaaggaaagtccaagtgggtcaagggggaCCGCACGTTGGCAAGGTAAACCTTAACTGTGGTTGGGtaaagggaagtccaagtgggtcaaagaggacCGTACATTGacaaggaaagttctaactgtgaTTAGGCAAGTAAAGTCTAAGTAGATCAAGGAAGATTGCACGTTGACAAAGGAAAACCTTAACTGCGGTTAAgcaaagggaagtccaagtgggtcaacatTGGCAAagtaaagtcctaactacggttagacaagagaaaaatccaagAGGATCAAGGAGGTCTGCATTTGATGATCGAAAATCCAATGAAAAGTTGacaaagtccaagtaggtcaaaaggttaaccagacacttggtggagaaaccCAAATAGGTTACGGTTGATCAGAGgttgggcaagggaaccctagacttgggtTAAGAAAGTTAGGGCTAGGAAATCAATCAAGTGATCTATTGAGTGATGCGCCAATTGaacagtggatcgattgagcgcATTTCTTCGTGATACACAAAAACATTTTCAATCGATCAGGTCATTGATTGGGCTACGCCAATCAATGAGGTGATCGATTAGGTGTGTTATCTTCATGACAAACAAAGAGTGGTTagatcgattggttgatcaattCAAGCCCcagaatcgattgactaatcgaaTGGGAGCTGTTTTTTCAAGAAATATAGTATCTATGCCATGAAAATGGTGAATAGATTAGGAAGGTGCCCAATCGATTACGAGGATTCTCGCGAGAGAATAGAGGCGATCTGGATCGATTGAGTGATCGATCTAGAAGTGtttaatcgatcaggtgatcgattgggagaaaggaAAAAAGGGTTGTTACGACGTTTGGACGGCTGGATGCACTtggatctgacgtggcaatcgattggggataagATCAATTGATTAGGAGCTCTAATCTGCGGGATATAAAGACGAGACAAAGATTTAAAGCATCTCTCCTCCGCTCATCATTGCCAGTTCTTGGAAGATTTTTGTGTGAAGTGCTGTTGCATTTCTTAGTCTACAAGAGATATTTCCAAGCAACAAAAGATCAAGCTCAAGGTTCCTCATTGGTGTATTTACTTTCCTTATcttgttgtattcttgtattgaagtttgtacgaggcttctccgcctcctagAAGGAGGATTTTATAGTGTATCTATGAGTGAggagtggatccttggattagtcacctcaaggaggtggataccaagtaaagtCAAGGGTGTTAGTATTGCTTCGAGTGTTTTTCTCTACAACTCATCATTGAAGAAGTgattggagctaatcaccccctccaaaaaaaaaaatcaatatagcTTTTATCACCATTGTTGAACGGAGGAGAATGTGATATAGTTGACTATTGAATATTGCTTTTCCTCGAGAAGCATTTCTTGAGAATTATCTTGCATTCTCTCTCATCACCATAAATGATCTTGCTTAGTTGATTTTTTTCAAACACATTTCTAGTGTTTTTAAAACACTTCAACAACCTAATCTTTCATAAAAGCAAGTCTCCATAACTCCAATCTTCTGATTTCACCAAGTTAAAAACTGTGGTTGTCTAATCAGGATGATGACTAGATTGCACTTGTTCTTAAAAGTGCTCAATCtagaaaatatgcatcacttgGTCGTCTAATTTCATCGAGCTAAAGCTATGATAATCTGATTAAAGTGTTGACCAGGATTACATTTACTCTTCAAGAGACACTCAACTCAAAAAATATACATCCCTTGgtctttcaattttatcaagccaAACTATGATTGTCTGATCGAAGTGCTGACTAGAATTGTTTTTACTTTTTGAGAGACACttgactcaagaagtatacatcccttggtcTTTCAATCTCGTCGAGCCAAAGTTGCGGTTGTATGATTGGAGTGCTGATCAGGATTATATTACTCTTCGAGAGACACttgactcaagaagtatacattcCTTAGTCTTCCAATGTCATCAAGCCAAAACTATGGTCGTTTGATCAGAGTACTGACTAGGATGATATTTACTCTTTGAGAGAcactcgactcaagaagtatacatcccttggtcttccaTTCTCATTGAGCCGAAGCTGTGGCCATCTGATTGGAGTGTTGACTAGGATTATATTACTCTTCAAGAGACACTTGACACAAGAAGTATACACCTCTTAGTCTTCCAATCATATCGAGCCATAGCTGTAGCCATCTAATTGGAGTGCTAATCATGATTGCATTTTTCTTCTAGAGACACGTGACTCAATTTCTTAGTCAATTGCAacacacactacaagaaaattgggatttaaCAACACttgaaagacaacatttttttaaaaaaacgttgtctttttttttttacaacgcttttagtgaaaagcgttgtctatctctttgttttcttactaatagacaacgtttttttaaaaattattgtctatTACTGATTTTTAtaggtcaaagacaacgctttttgaaaagcgttgtctattagcaatTTTTTAGTGTCTAtgacaacaatttttaaaaaccgttgtctattgtCAAATTCTCATCTAAATTTGGGATGATATGAAGCGTTGGATAAGAAGTAGAAAAACCCTAGATTTCACTCGGCACCCACTTATCTCTCGAATACCCCCCGAACCCCTCTCACGCGTCTTCGATCTCCTCCAGAACCCCTCTCACACAAACCTCATCTCACACCCTCTCCGGCGAACTCTTCCATGAACCTCCCCTCCTAACTCCTCTTTGCCAAATGAAGCCAAGCGACATTTCCTTTCCGGCATATAGGCAAGAGAACGTGTTCCTAGGGGCACTCACCGTGAGGGAAACCATCACCTACTTGGCCCACCTGCGACTTCCGACTGCAGGCAAGAGGGAGGTAGAGATGGCAGCAGTGGTGAAGGTGGTGGAGGTGACGATCCTTGAGATGGAGCTGCAGGAGTGCGCAGACCGGTTGATCGGGAACTAGCACATGAGGGGGATCAACGGCGGGGAGAAGAAGAGACTGAGCATCGCGCTGGAGATCCTGACGCGGTCGTGACTCCTCTTCCTCGACGAGCCCACCACCGGGCTCGACAACGCAGCCGCCTTCTTCGTGGTGGAGACGCTGAAGCACATCGTGGTGGACAACAACAAGACCATTGTCTCCTCCATCCACCAGCCCAGCAGCGAGGTCTTCAGCCTCTTCGATGACCTCTGCCTCTGATTTGGCGGAGAGGTCGTCCTCTTTGGAGATGCTAAGTTGGCTACCCAGGTAACACTTTTAACAAATATCGTCGTTCAAGGAGAGGGGATGATCGCAGTGATTGAATTATTGATCTATAACTTGAGGAGAGATCTAAACTCTGATTTGATGTTGTAGTTTTTCGCAGATGTTCGAATTTTTTTGACATTTTCCCCTCAATCTCGCTCTTGCTTTCGTTTGGAAGTTGAGCGCTAAAGATGATCAGATCGCCCTGAATGGTTAAATATGTTCTGTGCGATTTCTAAAGGATTGTTGGTAGTTGCTCATTTTTTAACGTGAAATTATCTTATGTAGGCTGTGATTGTTGAAGATAGGATAACACACGCTTGTAATCAACGCTTTCGATGTCGGCGACTTTCGCACCGCTTCCTCCCTCTTCTCCGCCATGCGCCATCAAGGCGACGCCAACCTCAACCATTACACGCTTCCCCTCCTCAACTGTGCCTCGGAGAATCAAATTAAGCTCTAAGAAACCTTCCATTCCCTCGCTATCAGGATTGGTCTCGCAGTTGATGTCTATTTGTGCAACACCATGATGGAGGTGTACGCTAGGAATGGTCGAGCCCCCTTGGCCCGCCGGCTATTCGAAGAAATGCCTCTTAGGGATGTGGTAACTTGGAAGTCCTTGTTATCCAGCTATGTTAGCGCGGGAGACTCTCCCGAGGCCTTCCACTTGTTCTGCCAAATGCGAGCGGAGGGTCTTGAGGTGAATCAAGTCACAATGGCGGTCTTGCTTCGAGCATGCTATGGTTCCGAAGACAAGGTTGCAGGGTGCCAACTATAAGCATTTGCAAACAAGGCAAGCCTCCAAAGTCATGAGTTgcttcaaaattcaattttgagCATGTTCAGTAGATTGGCTTGCTTCGAAGAGGTCATGAAGTTTGTCATCATTCAAAACAGGAGCATTGCCTCTTGGAATATCCTCCTATCATCCTACTCTTTCATAGGGGATGTTTCCAGAGTAGTCAAGTGCTATAGGAAGATGAGACTAGAGGTGACTCCTAGCAATGAGACTCTAACTTTGCCCATCTCTGCATTCGCCAAGTGTGAGCATCTCCCTGGTGGAAGAGAGGTACATTGCAATGCCATCAAAACTTGACAGATTGACTCAGTTCTACGTGCCACTCTCGTCGATTTCTATACTAAATGTGGTGAATTGAAATCAGCAGTCATGTTGCATGATGAATGCCAAGTGAAGAGCAACACCATATGGAGCATCATGATGTGGGGCCTTATTCAGAATGGTGAGTTCTTGGAAGCTGTCAACGTGTTTGAAAGAATGCAAAAGTCTGTAATTAAGCCTTGTAAGGATGCTCTAAGGGCCTTAGTTGTCGCATATACTAACTTGGGAGCTTTGTTGTTGGGTAGAGGAGTTCATAATCTTATGTAGGCTGTGATTGtgtaaatagaattttttttgtaaatattatagtttttgtaaacattcgaATTTACTATtgtggtaaaagaaaaataatcattttttaaatataaaaataataattttgtaaatagatttttgtttattttaaaaagacaacgctttaaaacgttgtcttttaaaacaacaacgcttttaaagcgttgtaataatgttgtttttgaaaaaaaaacaacaacgcttttaaaacgttgcaaaagcgttgtcattgctacaaacgacaacgcttttaaagtgttgtcgttgagcagacttttaacaacagtacttttaacaacgctttttcaggtacatagacaacgtttttaaagcgttgtctatcaacttttttcttgtagtgacatgTGATGTAATCCTTCTAACTCATTTATTTTGACCTCCACTTAggtcttattgagttagactcaaatataGCTTTTGGCCAAGTAGGCTTGATCTTCTATCTTAAGTCTTTCCTTATGGATAATTTAAACTCACTATCCTTAACTTTGTGATTTTAGTCAGATAACTTCCACAAAGCTTTGACCATCATTGTTACATTATACCCATGGTATAATTTTATCGTCCATCCTTTTAAGGTATGGTTATCGCATAGGAAAATTTTATTCTTCCTTGCAAATAACTCTCCCATCGCTTAACATTCACTTTTAGATGCGCTAGGACATCTTTTGATAGTAACCTTAAAAGGTACATTTTCTTCAAGTAATGCAATGTCTTTTACTATTATTTCTTATATTTCTCTCCAGTAGAAGTCGGACCCACGATCGCCATAACCACAAATATTATCTTAAGATTGTTGGAAATTTTTATATGTATATAGATCTTCAGTGTTGATTCAACAATTGGGTCTAGTTAGTTATCTCGATGATAAGTTGATGACTTGAACCGGTGGAGTTCAGTATAGCGACATGGACCTTGTCCCATTTTAACTCTCAACACACCCTTTCAGTTATCGAGGTACCCCTTTGGGTAATAGACATATCCTTTTTGGTATCATCATTGTCAACTAAGTCTCATCGATCATCGAGTTATCCCTTCGGATATCAAAACACTCCCTTCGGATAACCTTATCCCTATGGATAAGAGTATTAAGGTTGAGGTGATGACTAGACCTTCTTTCCTTAAGATAATATTGTCCCGCCTAGGTGCTTATGGTTTATCGACAATCGTCTCCCAAAATACAGCAACTTGCGTCTCGAAATAAGAGTACTCCAAATTTCGATCCCTGTCGAACTTTCGAAGTCTTGAAACTcttaagagaggagagggagaatagaACTTAAGAAGAAAATTCACAACTTGAGAATTGAGTGAAAATGAGTGATTTGAGTGGAAGGAATGATATTTCTTTTATACGGATGAAGGGTTACTCCTAAGAGATAAAATGTTTCTTCTAAGAGATGAAAAGGCATGGGGTGTGTCTTTTCACTTAAATTTTATCAATTATCATTAATTCAAATGATTAAtctgattaattatttatttaatatattataaatattaattaatcaattaattaatatttacaatcaattttttaatcaatcaatttgattcaatcaatgaaattaattataacttCACATCTCTCAATGGTTCCACATATTCAAATTATGTTCATGTAATCTCATCCATGAGTCCAATTCATATACGAGTCAAACTTTTGTACGATCGTATCAGATTAACCCTTCATTAAGTATTAATTTCTTCACTCAAGAAATTAGTTTATAATGGTCTACTCACGAAATAGTCGTcttatctttatttaatttatggGTCAACAACACTAATTTTCCAACTGAATTGACGGTCAATCTTGATCTGACCACATTTCTTATTTGATAGGGTTAACAATACAACAAAGAAAACAATTAAGGAGCATAAAAAAAGGGTAAGTGATGAAACAACTGATTAGAATAAACTGCTAAAGCAACAATTCAATTGTTTGCTTTACTACAAACTCCATGGCATATGTCCTTGTGTTCATTTTACAACTAATGGCAACCTACTGCAGGACATAACAAGTTATACATCAGTAAGAAATAGTAGTCATATCAGTATCACTTATGGGGATAATGGACCTTATTTACAACTCAAGAAGCATCATTATTTGGAATAATTTCCAAGGATTATTTCTTTATTGTTTATGCTCATCTCACCCTAGAAGCATTCCTTGTTGCTTGTGAGCACTGCTCATGAGTTGCAGAGGCCTCAAGCTATCTTGGCACTACTATTGGGTCTGTCATTGGAACTGGTCCGAGGGAGGCATCCTCTGCAATGTGTCCATCAACAGTAGCCACAATTTGTCTACACTGAACCAATATTCTACCTCTACCATTGAATGTTGCTTTGTTGATAAATGAATGGGTTTGTAAATGTTGAATGTAATAAGGTTTGTGAATGTTGAATGTATCGTGGATGGTTTGTGAATGTAGATAGTAATTTTGAATGTTAGATTGAAATTTGAATgtaaataagatttaaatttcGCAATTAGGGAGTTCTATGAAAATTTTAGCTAAATTTAGTGATGGAATTTTATTTCCGTTGCTATATTAGTCACTCTACTACCGTTTTGGATTTGCTGCTCTATTGTTGTCTTGACTTGATCTTCCATCAATTGCTCTAATGTTATGACACGATCTCTCAATTCTTGATTTTTCTTGTCTTAACGTTTACATTTCAATAGATAAAGAACTGGGACGACTCTTTAGTGTAGGAGTcatcacatgattatatataatttttgccTAGGAGCTAAGATCATAGAGGAAGTTTTTTTCCTTCTACTGATAACCTCATAATATATATCATTTATAGCAAGTGTGATAGAGTCTGTAACTTCTCTCCCTCTATAACAAGCTGAGACGCTTGTACAATTCGATCATTTATATTATCCTatgtaaaaaatattattattatctaatatataattaataaagttATTCATTATTAAATATGagtagtaataaaatttatattcttaCATCTATGGCTTTTATCAAGGATCGACAAAAGTGTCATCCTTTTTTTGTGTGTATTGCGAAATATCTCCCAACAAGTGGGAGATCTCTGTAAAGTATTTGCATCATACAcaagtttttttataaattaaaataagttcattaataattaaaaattcttaTATAATTTTATTGTAAACTCACCAAGTTTATTACATATTCTACAACAGATTATGATCCAGCTGTATGTTTTATGGATCTCGTGCTTGGCCAACAAGCTCAATATTTCAATTGTTTCGAGTCGTCGATGAATTTTGCTATCATTTTTCTATATAGCCCAATTGTTCCTTCATGCAACCCAAATCTCAACGGTACTTGGAATAATCTTGTTCCCTTCGTTCTCCACTTGTATAATAAGTCATTGTATAATTTTTGATAATAAttgtttcatatttttttaaattctgatTTGTGTCTTGGTTCTCAAACATATTTTTTTCTATAGAAATATCGAGAAAATTAGTATAAAAACACTAAAGTCTACACAAGCAACACCAAATAGAGAAGATTTCTCAAACACTATTATGAAGTCAAAAATCAGATAGAAGGGTACACAAATAATAATTAGATACCAGAATTGTACGCTCACCCTCCCCCCCCCAGGATGCATGCGCGATATTATGAAGTCAACAATCAAATAAAAGGGTGCACAAACAATAAGAGTTCCACGCTCGCCCGACCCCTCGACCAGGGATGCATGCActcctagttagggatgcacgatCCTTTGACTAGGGTTGCACGACCTCCCGGCCAAGGCTGCACAACAGCCCGGCCAAGGCTGCACAACGGCCCAGCCAAGGCTGCACAGCCACTCGGCCAAGAATGAGGTTGCAGTCAGACTAGCGACCTCGCATCTAGCCTAGGGTTGAGCTCGCAGCCAGGCTAAGGCCGCAGTCAAGCTCGCCCTGGCCTAGATTGGGCCCGACCTCGCAACCTCGGCATGAGGTTGTAGCCAAGGCATGATCAAATTGAGGGTGACGAGATGAGACAGGATGTGTGCCAAAGATTGAAGAGGAGAGTAGGTGTGTGCTAGAGAATGAAAAGGAGAAAGATCATAGAGGAAGAGTGGCCGAGAAggaaaatcaagaatcaaaaccCTAATTTTGTTCGCTAAAATAACGAAAAGTTCTGTCACTATTTTAGCAACAAACTTAATTCCATCGCTAGACAGATACCGAAACATAATTCCATCGCTAATTAGAAAAGTTACATATGAATAACAATGGAATTTAAATTCTATTGCTACTCAACGACCAAGGATTAGTGACGAAATTTAATTTCCATTCCATTACTAAATAGCGACGGAATTTAATTTCCATCACTATTTGAGAGTATTATTGCAGTGGATAACATTCAAGTTTATCTTAAAATGGCTAATAATACGCTAATCAATCCAATGCCTACAACATCTAAATCTTATTTTAGTATGGAATAAGATATTAGGCAAGAAAAGTAGCTTAAAGGGTGATGTGTTATAAATGTACATATATGAAGGATTCAGATACAAACAAAATCTCAAAATCGGATTTAAAGcccaacaaaatttatttaagccaTACCTCCGACAAAATCAAGTCCAGCTTGCCATTCCACTATCAACATTCTATACGCTTAATCATTGTGCGACAAATCATTGTTTGCACATGTACGGCTGGCAAAGTGCCAGTTACATTTGAACATTAAAATACTACAAAAAAATACCTCATCTTGACAGAAGCGTTAACACCAAAATCCGTATGATTTGACTCGCCGTTAGAGGTAGCTCTCCTTACTGACACATCGTTCAACTTATAGTGCTCCAAGAATAATTGATATGAATCGAGGCGCTGTGAGTGGTTCATGGATCTACATAAAATCCACGAGTTACTCTTCATTCTTTTACATTTGAAATGAGAATCGTGAATTCGCAGAAAAATATATGCTGGAACCAGGAATTTCCAAGCCGAGCAGACAATGTTGTTTCCATTTTTCAACTGCTCCAACTCACTAACACGTGCCACCTGAAGGTGAAGAAACACTCTGGCTAAACCAGCCTGGTTCATCAATGATCCGGGGATATTTGCTGCGATCCATCCCATGGGAGTCCAAATATTCGAAGATTTCGGTCCATGGAACCAACTGCCATGTATTTTGCATCAGCTCCAAACTTTAAGGATGTAACTTTCCCTGGGGTACAAGTTAAAAAGCGAATGATCAACGTAAACCAGGAATGATAAGTAGACACCACGTTGTGCATAGAAACAAAAAATTGCACCTGTTCCAGATAAATCAGGCCATGTCTTGATGATGTTCCATTCCAGCTTCACATTGGCAACTTGGTAGACTCTGCAAATTGCATTTACAAAGTGAAGAATGCAAAAAGAGAGTATGTTAAATTGTAAGATCAGCAACCGCCAATATTTAAACATGAAGTTGCACCATCTAATCGATTCTAAAATGGTACTTGTATGATGGGTAATTTCTTTTCCGTTTATTGGATAATATCAAATCCTTAATGGCAGAAATGTTATACAAACCTTATATCAGGGCCGGCAATGGCAAGATAACTCCCACTGAAGTCAAATTCAACTGCAATAACCATGTAATTTCAAGTTTACCAACAAGATTGTGACGTcaagaaataaaacaaaatactttCAAATATCTGCCTTAGACAACTAGATATCACTTTCCATGATATTTCTTTAACAAAATTTATCCAAGACATGTACCCCCAAAATGATTGAAACGTATCTATATCCCATGACAGAAACTAGAACTCTGGTGGAATTGCCAGTGCATGCATCAATGTGGAATAGACCACAAAACGCAGACAGTTGACACCATGAACACATGAACTATAAATTCTTCTGCCAGACAGTTGTTAGTACAACTgaatataccaaaaaaaaaaaactaaaaatcttTCACAAAGCATATTAAAACACACCAGAGTTTGTTGGAGTGCTTGAATCATATGGAGAAAAGGATCTGAAGTTCTTTAGCTTCCTAAGATCCCAAAGCTTCACACCATCTGTAGCTGCCGTCTGAACAAAATCAAGAAAACATACATCAGTGCAAGGCATTGACAACATATGGCTGTTTAAACCatctttaaaaagaaattttaccgCAAGGAAATAACCATTCTCAGAAAATGACACAGCAGTCACTGCACCAATATGCCCATCAAAATTTGCAACATTTGACTGAAAAAAGATAAATTTGCAGTAAGCAGGGGAACCCATGTTTATTTAATGCTGCCTAATAAACTATCAATCATCAAAATTCTACCTGAGACTTGACGTCCCAAATTTTAACCTTGGCTCCGGCAGTGCCAGTACCTAGAATAAGACCATCAGGATGAAATGAAGCTGAAGTGTAGCCCTCCTCTGACAAAGCTTCACCAACCTGCATATGGATCTAGTTATATCTATATTAAGACAACCAATTAGAGTACACATGGATGAGAACTTGAGAGAAGACAATAGAATAAAAGAAAGCAGAGAGCAAAAGAAAGAACACAAGAAAAAATAGCATGAGAAAGAAATACCTGAGTAAGGCAGGATCCTGTAGAAAGGTCATAGAAACACCAAGTATTATCCATAGAAACACTCACAAGGTATTTATTCGTAGCATGGACTGTGACAGCTTGTACCTATTGCAACATTGAAACATCCAACTACAGAGCTAAGATGAAGTATGAAAATAGCAACAAAGTATAAAGAGATCAAGGaattaatcaaaaaatcaaataactccaaattatttaattaatgacAAAGAATTAGCATCATTAATAATTAAATCTGGAAATCACACATTCATTTGTATGTTAAATCACAAGAACGCACTCGAGAAAATATAAATATGTAAGGATGCGGAATTTGCAGAGGTCACTGAAGCTAGGAAGAACTGCCACATCATTACTTTTCATAAACGACCTAACTAGACATATTAGTACAGAAGTACATGGTCTGTCATTTGCAGCTATTGTACGACTTGATAAACTTTAGCAGGAATAGAATGAAAACGAAGCTTCTGTTATGGGGACTTCAAAGAAGACAAATTTCAGAAACTAAAGGATTAATTGGATAGAGTTATGACCATGAGTAAGGTGTTAACTTTagcattaattaaatattaaatttaatcaCTAAACAAGGAGTACCTGATGAAATTATTGCCCAAAAGATAATCGTTGGGTGGTTATCACATACTTCAAGAAACTTATAGAGGTGAACTGCAGTGtttgttatttttaaaaaaatggcaAAATGCTATCTCACTTAATGCCCTAGATGACTTCCCCCTTTGGATTCATGGTACATGGAGTGTATTTATTATCTAAGCTAAGCTATGTGACCTGAGTCTTTTCATAATATTATGAGTTAATCTTATTCTATTTCCATCAGATAGGTATTAGTTATATGCATGTATAGGTTAGTCTTGGTTTAGTGGCTAATTGCATTGCATGCTAGTATATGGCTATGATTTTCCTTATCAAAAACCATTGCCAAATGtttgaaatatattattttttatctggTTGAACTCATTTTTTTTGCTAGTACATAAAAATTTACAGACATTGAAGGCAGAGCATCTGAATATAAGCTACCTCAGCAGTGTGGTCCCTCAGGACATGACGACAATCATAGTTTCCATCTTCAGACCCTCTCCAAATGCGAACTGTCTAACATAAATAAATTCAATGAGAACAAATACAAATAATTGCAGAACTTCAGGCAGTTTCCATAATTCAGCCAGTAGCAAATATTCAGCAACTGTATTCTAATTTTATGGAAGACAATTAAACAATGTATGCATGCAAGCCATCATTGTTTGATGCAATTTTAAGGCAACAAAGCAAATCATTTAATTATAAATACTGGAAACTTCTTAAGATTTACATAATGTGTCCTAAAGTTCTCGACAAATCTGAGTGTGGATGATGGTATTAGGGCCTAGTCTTTTATGTAGTAGCATTCTTCCTAATAAAAAACATGCACTTCATGGGCAGGCAACTCTAGAACAAATATTATTACTATAATATGGCAGACTTTTACAAAGCCAGTATAATTTCCAATAACATATTTCGCTtgaataaaaaaatcaatattttaaaactaagaaataaacaatacaagcatattcttaaaataaaaaatatttgttttctataaggtttaattttgaattgtgcCAGAATTTCAACGTCTAACCGTAAGGATATGGTTTCTATATGATACAGTTCACTACTTATTCAAttgaattat is drawn from Zingiber officinale cultivar Zhangliang chromosome 1B, Zo_v1.1, whole genome shotgun sequence and contains these coding sequences:
- the LOC121985862 gene encoding pre-mRNA-processing factor 19-like isoform X2; this translates as MDDLVVVKINKVVKPRTLQAASIPGLLGMFHSEWDALMLSNFALEQQLYTARQELSHALYQHDAACRVIARLKKERDDARMLLAQAERIEANNAIAISDRKRAAVDELGPDQKRIRPGINPIIIAELTECNTLLSGQRKKRQIPTTLVHVDTLDRYTQVASHPLHKSNKPGILALDIDASKDVIATGGIDSTGVLFNRTSGQISSTLTGHSKKVTTIKFVPGDELVITGSGDKTVRIWRGSEDGNYDCRHVLRDHTAEVQAVTVHATNKYLVSVSMDNTWCFYDLSTGSCLTQVGEALSEEGYTSASFHPDGLILGTGTAGAKVKIWDVKSQSNVANFDGHIGAVTAVSFSENGYFLATAATDGVKLWDLRKLKNFRSFSPYDSSTPTNSVEFDFSGSYLAIAGPDIRVYQVANVKLEWNIIKTWPDLSGTGKVTSLKFGADAKYMAVGSMDRNLRIFGLPWDGSQQISPDH
- the LOC121985862 gene encoding pre-mRNA-processing factor 19-like isoform X3; its protein translation is MRSKRQLIGCSISSLSPHDAACRVIARLKKERDDARMLLAQAERIEANNAIAISDRKRAAVDELGPDQKRIRPGINPIIIAELTECNTLLSGQRKKRQIPTTLVHVDTLDRYTQVASHPLHKSNKPGILALDIDASKDVIATGGIDSTGVLFNRTSGQISSTLTGHSKKVTTIKFVPGDELVITGSGDKTVRIWRGSEDGNYDCRHVLRDHTAEVQAVTVHATNKYLVSVSMDNTWCFYDLSTGSCLTQVGEALSEEGYTSASFHPDGLILGTGTAGAKVKIWDVKSQSNVANFDGHIGAVTAVSFSENGYFLATAATDGVKLWDLRKLKNFRSFSPYDSSTPTNSVEFDFSGSYLAIAGPDIRVYQVANVKLEWNIIKTWPDLSGTGKVTSLKFGADAKYMAVGSMDRNLRIFGLPWDGSQQISPDH